In the Nitrospirales bacterium LBB_01 genome, one interval contains:
- a CDS encoding HesA/MoeB/ThiF family protein produces the protein MGFSEQELSRYKRQMMMDGWGEKTQEKLKNSTVFVAGAGGLGSPVSIYLAVAGIGHIRICDFDSPDWSNLNRQILHDHTRIGINKAESAKMTLNKLNPDIEVTAFIDKITADNVDELVGNSVIIVDCMDNFNTRYVLNECAIRKQIPLVYGSIWGMDGRLSFIHYPETPCLMCLFPDPPPQETFPVLGTTPGVIGSLQALEAVKFLTGVGKPLKGKLLVWDGAACEFRTFKIRKDPNCATCSKL, from the coding sequence ATGGGATTTTCGGAGCAAGAGCTTAGCCGTTATAAAAGACAGATGATGATGGATGGATGGGGTGAAAAGACTCAGGAGAAGCTTAAAAACTCTACGGTCTTTGTGGCAGGGGCAGGAGGTTTGGGTTCTCCAGTATCCATATATCTTGCTGTTGCAGGAATTGGCCACATTAGAATCTGCGACTTTGACTCCCCCGATTGGTCTAATCTAAATAGACAAATTCTTCACGACCACACAAGAATTGGCATAAATAAAGCAGAATCAGCCAAAATGACGCTTAATAAACTAAATCCCGATATAGAAGTAACAGCCTTTATCGACAAAATAACCGCTGATAACGTTGATGAACTCGTTGGCAACTCAGTGATAATTGTTGATTGTATGGATAATTTTAACACGAGATACGTACTAAATGAGTGCGCTATCAGAAAGCAGATTCCGCTGGTTTACGGCAGCATATGGGGCATGGACGGCAGACTTTCATTTATCCATTATCCAGAAACGCCGTGCCTGATGTGTCTTTTTCCTGACCCTCCGCCACAAGAAACATTTCCGGTTTTAGGTACGACGCCGGGAGTTATCGGTTCTCTTCAGGCCCTTGAGGCTGTTAAATTCTTAACCGGAGTGGGAAAGCCGCTAAAGGGAAAACTTCTGGTGTGGGATGGAGCCGCCTGCGAGTTCAGAACATTTAAGATACGTAAAGACCCTAACTGTGCCACGTGCAGTAAGCTTTAG
- a CDS encoding HAMP domain-containing protein, protein MKIRNKIIIIILLSSILPTSLSGMVVYNLIVNNSMESIRNHLIEAGKVRESMIDLLFDRYTDNIKMIANRKYLKEMIKIYNNTNDEHLKLLNQTALNEITQSVPLLHEVSIYDPNGNIIASTESTKIGNNYKNTDYFVKGINTCGFVDIFRGEDNEPDFHFSCPLTLNGKLLGVVIGVMDGKHIMEIADDYTGLGASGETVIAMRDKDGDALFITPTRHDKKAAFQRKVSRNDTKVLITQALMKKENIFSEFYDYRGVRVLGVTRYIDNMDWGLVIKIDKSEFLKPLIYIRNMMILGYFVLLGVIVGILVFYINRIIKPLSYLKEMIIQISERGVYQKVEICSKDEIGILSQYFNQMVDHLNDVHHKLEDNLNEKTILLKEMHHRVKNNLQIISSLLYLRGDSIKDESTHELIEETCSRIRAIALLHEQLYRSKNLAKIDFYEYVKVLTDDLIYTYGADTANIVITLNIKDILLGIDIAIPCGLIINELVTNALKYAFPSGTGEIVIGVSLGGINMYVLNVSDNGIGISKDINIANTDSFGIRLVNDLVEQQNGKITVEIKDGTVYNIVLYS, encoded by the coding sequence ATGAAAATAAGAAATAAGATTATTATCATAATACTATTATCATCAATATTGCCGACTTCTTTAAGCGGAATGGTCGTTTACAATTTAATTGTAAATAATTCAATGGAATCCATTAGAAATCACTTGATTGAAGCAGGAAAAGTCCGAGAGTCAATGATTGACTTATTATTTGACAGATACACAGATAATATAAAAATGATAGCAAACAGAAAATATTTAAAGGAAATGATAAAGATATATAATAATACCAACGATGAACATTTAAAATTGCTTAATCAGACAGCACTGAATGAAATAACTCAGAGTGTACCTTTGTTACACGAAGTATCAATATATGATCCAAACGGCAATATTATAGCTTCTACAGAAAGTACAAAAATCGGAAATAATTATAAAAATACAGATTATTTTGTGAAAGGTATAAACACATGTGGTTTTGTTGACATCTTCAGGGGTGAAGACAATGAACCTGATTTTCACTTTTCCTGTCCGCTAACATTAAATGGTAAACTACTGGGTGTTGTTATCGGGGTTATGGATGGCAAGCACATTATGGAAATTGCAGATGACTACACAGGACTTGGAGCATCAGGAGAAACAGTAATAGCTATGCGAGACAAAGATGGAGATGCCTTGTTTATAACACCAACAAGACACGACAAAAAAGCTGCTTTTCAACGTAAGGTATCACGTAACGATACCAAAGTACTTATAACCCAGGCATTAATGAAAAAAGAGAACATATTTAGCGAGTTTTATGACTATCGTGGTGTACGTGTATTGGGAGTTACCCGCTACATAGATAATATGGATTGGGGACTTGTTATAAAGATTGATAAATCAGAATTTTTAAAACCTTTGATTTACATAAGAAATATGATGATATTAGGTTACTTTGTACTATTAGGTGTAATAGTGGGTATTTTGGTCTTCTATATCAATCGAATCATTAAACCCTTGAGTTATTTAAAAGAAATGATTATTCAAATTTCAGAAAGGGGTGTTTATCAGAAGGTTGAGATATGCAGTAAAGACGAAATAGGTATTTTATCCCAATACTTTAATCAAATGGTAGATCATCTAAATGATGTACATCATAAATTAGAGGATAATTTGAATGAAAAAACAATATTATTGAAAGAAATGCACCATAGAGTTAAAAACAATCTGCAAATAATCTCAAGTTTGTTGTATTTGCGGGGTGACTCAATTAAAGACGAGAGCACGCATGAGCTAATAGAGGAAACCTGCAGCCGTATTAGGGCCATAGCGCTTTTGCACGAGCAGCTTTATAGATCAAAAAACCTTGCGAAAATTGATTTTTACGAGTATGTCAAAGTATTAACAGATGACTTGATATATACCTATGGCGCCGATACCGCTAATATTGTAATAACCCTAAACATTAAAGACATTTTATTAGGCATTGACATTGCTATACCCTGCGGGCTTATCATTAACGAGTTGGTTACTAATGCTTTAAAATATGCATTTCCATCCGGCACGGGAGAAATTGTGATTGGAGTTTCTTTAGGCGGCATCAATATGTATGTACTAAATGTTAGTGACAATGGAATAGGAATTTCAAAGGATATCAATATTGCAAATACAGATTCCTTTGGTATAAGGCTGGTTAATGATTTAGTAGAGCAACAAAACGGGAAAATAACAGTAGAAATAAAAGATGGAACTGTATATAATATTGTTCTATATAGTTAA
- a CDS encoding response regulator produces the protein MADVNILIVEDERIIARDIEKRLKRMGYAVVGIMTTGENAVKTLSENIPDLVLMDIRLKGKIDGIEAANQIRKQYDIPIIFLTAHSDKDTLDRAKVAQPYGYLLKPFNVKDIATTIEISLYKHKMDIRCKQDLKQCVQKPKT, from the coding sequence ATAGCCGATGTTAATATTTTGATAGTTGAGGATGAACGTATTATAGCTCGTGATATAGAAAAGAGATTAAAACGAATGGGGTATGCCGTGGTTGGAATAATGACCACAGGTGAAAATGCTGTTAAGACGTTATCTGAAAATATACCAGACCTTGTACTTATGGACATTAGGCTTAAAGGTAAAATTGATGGAATCGAGGCTGCAAACCAAATACGGAAACAATACGATATCCCTATCATTTTCCTTACAGCACACTCCGATAAAGATACTTTGGACAGAGCGAAAGTAGCCCAACCATATGGCTATCTACTGAAACCTTTTAACGTAAAGGATATAGCTACGACAATTGAAATATCTTTATATAAGCACAAAATGGATATAAGATGTAAGCAAGATTTGAAGCAATGCGTTCAGAAACCGAAAACATAA
- a CDS encoding DsrE family protein produces MTIGLLITRDGFTQDIIGLTKAAVKKGHQVILFMMDDGARHSQNKDIVALKDLPGVSMSLCDHSAKLRNITEDMIPAGCTAGSQYQNSVMNQDADRVLLI; encoded by the coding sequence ATGACGATAGGTTTACTGATTACGCGAGATGGTTTTACTCAGGACATCATAGGGCTGACAAAAGCTGCTGTGAAAAAGGGGCATCAGGTAATATTGTTTATGATGGATGACGGTGCGCGGCACTCACAGAATAAAGACATTGTGGCACTTAAGGATCTGCCCGGTGTCAGTATGAGCTTGTGTGACCACAGCGCAAAACTTAGGAATATAACTGAGGATATGATTCCTGCAGGCTGTACAGCAGGAAGTCAGTATCAGAATTCAGTAATGAATCAGGATGCCGACAGGGTTCTGTTAATATAG
- the waaF gene encoding lipopolysaccharide heptosyltransferase II, with protein sequence MYEKILIIKPSSYGDVIHALPFLQVLKNKYPKAEIHWVIAGSLKSILQGHPMIDRLWVIEKDNWKNPLKIADTIRELRSLRTKLRAESFSLVVDLQGLLRSGLIAQMSGCKNVIGFKEAREGSRFFYTQLIEGGRDVHAVDRYLKVAEFLGCDTSVVSFPLNLHIEPPNVIDELPLDFVVMAPGARWETKRWPPSYFGRLAALLPIPTVIIGSKDDMEAADEVVRLSEGKAISLAGKTGLSDIPWIISKAKFMVSNDTGPMHVAAALGVWVYAIFGPTEPLRTGPYGKNNTIIRLSLRCMPCFKKKCYRIECMRDLSFHTVYEIIREHESFRT encoded by the coding sequence TTGTACGAAAAAATATTAATAATTAAGCCAAGCTCATACGGCGATGTGATTCATGCGCTGCCGTTTCTACAGGTTTTAAAAAACAAGTACCCCAAAGCCGAAATCCACTGGGTGATAGCCGGTTCGCTTAAGAGTATCCTTCAAGGGCATCCGATGATAGACCGTCTGTGGGTAATAGAGAAAGACAATTGGAAAAATCCCCTTAAAATTGCCGATACAATAAGAGAATTACGCTCTCTGAGGACAAAGCTCAGAGCTGAGAGTTTTTCCCTTGTAGTGGATTTACAGGGGCTGCTCCGAAGTGGATTGATTGCGCAAATGAGCGGATGCAAAAACGTCATTGGCTTTAAAGAAGCACGGGAGGGCAGCCGTTTTTTTTATACTCAGTTAATTGAAGGCGGACGTGACGTCCATGCTGTTGACAGATACCTCAAAGTGGCAGAGTTTTTAGGCTGTGACACATCAGTAGTGTCGTTTCCGTTAAACTTACATATAGAGCCCCCTAATGTTATTGATGAACTTCCTCTAGATTTTGTGGTAATGGCGCCTGGCGCCAGATGGGAGACAAAACGATGGCCGCCGTCATATTTTGGCCGTCTTGCCGCTTTGCTGCCAATTCCCACTGTAATCATAGGCTCAAAGGACGACATGGAGGCAGCCGATGAGGTTGTAAGGTTGTCTGAGGGAAAAGCGATAAGTCTGGCAGGCAAAACCGGACTGTCTGATATTCCGTGGATTATTTCAAAAGCAAAATTTATGGTATCTAACGACACAGGCCCAATGCACGTGGCAGCAGCTCTTGGGGTATGGGTTTATGCGATTTTTGGACCCACAGAGCCTCTAAGAACAGGCCCGTATGGCAAAAACAACACCATCATCAGGCTTTCTCTCAGATGTATGCCGTGTTTCAAAAAAAAATGTTATCGCATTGAGTGTATGAGGGATTTATCTTTTCACACTGTTTATGAAATAATAAGAGAACATGAGTCTTTCCGGACTTAA
- a CDS encoding HAD-IIIA family hydrolase, with protein sequence MSEKAKPIKLLILDVDGVLTDGSIAFDGSGIEMKTFNVRDGHGIVLLKDHSIHVAIITGRASEAVTRRAKELGITDVYQKCWDKVKPYEELKTKYNLTDSECAYVGDDIVDIPLLIRVGFSVTVNDGHSEAKAVSSYVTELSGGKGAAREVCELILKAKGLWDTIISDLNKTT encoded by the coding sequence ATTTCAGAAAAAGCAAAGCCTATAAAACTTCTCATTCTGGATGTTGACGGGGTGCTTACAGACGGCAGCATCGCCTTTGACGGCAGCGGCATTGAGATGAAAACGTTCAACGTCCGGGACGGTCACGGGATAGTGCTTTTAAAAGATCACAGCATCCATGTGGCAATAATAACCGGTAGAGCCTCTGAGGCAGTGACAAGACGCGCTAAAGAGCTTGGCATTACCGACGTATATCAAAAGTGCTGGGATAAGGTTAAACCGTATGAGGAATTAAAAACCAAGTATAATCTTACTGATTCAGAGTGTGCCTATGTTGGGGATGACATAGTGGATATTCCACTTCTAATCCGTGTTGGGTTTAGCGTAACCGTTAACGATGGGCATTCTGAGGCTAAAGCGGTTTCTTCATATGTTACAGAGCTTAGCGGCGGTAAAGGGGCAGCGCGTGAAGTGTGCGAATTGATACTTAAAGCAAAAGGTCTTTGGGATACGATTATAAGCGATTTAAATAAAACTACATAA
- a CDS encoding divalent metal cation transporter, with the protein MKLKNTKAFEIFKYLGPGFLVTVGFIDPGNWAANISAGSDYGYNLLWMVTLSTIMLIILQHNAAHLGIVTGLCLSEASKKYFNKYVGNVFLLTAIVAGVSTALAEILGAAIGLNMLFGLPITIGTPFTAAFVFWMVFANTYRKLEKWIITFVSLIGIAFIFELFLVDVSWKSVALYSFKPSFPVGSMLVVMSVLGAVVMPHNIFLHSEIIQSRQWNLKSPEIIKRQLKYEFTDTLTAMIVGFFINAAMIIVAAAVFNAKGIHVTELQQAQNTLKPLLGAKASVVFALALLFAGLSSSITAAMAGGSIFAGMFRKPLDTSDKHSRIGIALTIIFAAVIIYYLKDPFQGIIVSQAVLSIQLPLTVIFLIFLTSSKDVMGEYANSPVEKISLWAIAVIVIILNIMLLVQMFVST; encoded by the coding sequence ATGAAATTAAAAAACACAAAAGCGTTTGAAATATTTAAGTACCTTGGGCCAGGGTTTCTTGTAACCGTTGGATTTATTGATCCCGGCAACTGGGCGGCAAATATCTCTGCCGGGTCGGACTATGGATACAATCTTCTTTGGATGGTGACGCTCTCCACCATAATGTTGATAATCCTGCAGCATAATGCCGCACACCTTGGCATCGTCACGGGGCTTTGCCTGTCTGAAGCGTCAAAGAAGTATTTTAATAAGTACGTTGGCAATGTTTTTTTACTTACCGCCATAGTTGCCGGTGTGTCAACGGCGCTTGCCGAGATATTGGGAGCTGCTATTGGGTTAAACATGCTCTTTGGGCTTCCCATCACTATAGGCACACCATTTACAGCAGCGTTTGTCTTTTGGATGGTCTTTGCAAACACATACAGAAAACTTGAAAAGTGGATTATAACTTTTGTGTCGCTTATAGGAATCGCCTTTATTTTTGAATTGTTCCTTGTTGACGTCAGCTGGAAATCTGTAGCGCTATATTCATTTAAGCCGTCTTTTCCTGTGGGTTCAATGCTGGTAGTGATGAGTGTCCTTGGGGCTGTCGTTATGCCGCATAATATATTTCTGCATTCCGAGATTATTCAAAGCAGACAGTGGAATCTTAAAAGCCCTGAGATAATTAAACGGCAGTTAAAGTATGAATTCACTGACACACTGACAGCGATGATTGTGGGCTTTTTTATAAACGCCGCCATGATAATAGTAGCTGCCGCAGTTTTTAATGCAAAGGGTATTCACGTTACAGAACTACAGCAGGCTCAAAATACGCTTAAACCTCTGTTGGGTGCAAAGGCCTCGGTGGTGTTTGCGCTTGCGCTCTTATTTGCCGGATTGTCCTCATCAATCACCGCAGCAATGGCAGGCGGCTCTATCTTTGCCGGAATGTTTCGTAAACCGCTTGATACCTCAGACAAACACTCACGCATAGGGATTGCCCTGACTATTATCTTTGCCGCAGTAATTATCTACTATCTTAAAGACCCGTTTCAGGGAATAATCGTAAGCCAAGCTGTGCTGAGCATTCAACTGCCGCTGACCGTAATTTTTTTGATTTTTCTTACCTCTTCTAAAGATGTAATGGGTGAATACGCAAACTCCCCAGTAGAGAAAATATCTCTCTGGGCAATTGCAGTTATCGTAATTATCCTTAACATTATGCTGTTAGTCCAAATGTTTGTCAGTACATGA
- the ade gene encoding adenine deaminase: MNTQITGNIVDVFNETIYPATIIVENSRIVSIKRESTSCIGFIVPGLIDSHIHIESSMLIPSEFARLAVVHGTVATVSDPHEIANVCGIDGVRFMLENGDAVPFKFYFGAPSCVPATAFETAGGSLGIGEIKELLMSDSFKYLSEMMNFPAVINNFPDVLEKLNLAKSLKKPIDGHAPGLRGESCKRYVDAGITTDHESVTIEEALEKISYGMKIQIREGSAARNFDELAPLICTHCDSVMLCSDDKHPDDLVAGHINDMVKRALKQGIDIMKVLRAASLNPVKHYGLDVGLLREGDYADCIVIDNLAEFNILETYINGDLVAKDGKSLIKTVPAKPLNNFNAQAKSEMDFAVRAKPGMIKTIAALDGQIITKMELLEPKIEGAFAISDPSRDILKIAVVNRYENVAPAVGFIKNFGLKTGAIASSIAHDSHNIITVGVGDSDICRAVNLIIRQRGGIAAVYDGREDILPLPFGGIMTDCDGYETAKRYGSLSGIVKEEMGCTQKAPFMLLSFMALIVIPHLKISDKGLFDVDSFNFTELFMY, from the coding sequence ATAAATACGCAGATAACCGGCAACATAGTAGATGTCTTCAATGAAACAATATATCCAGCTACAATAATAGTTGAAAACAGCCGCATTGTTTCAATAAAACGTGAAAGTACGTCCTGTATTGGATTTATAGTCCCCGGCTTAATAGACTCTCATATCCATATAGAAAGCTCAATGCTGATACCCTCCGAGTTTGCCCGTCTTGCCGTAGTGCATGGCACGGTTGCCACAGTGTCCGACCCTCATGAGATAGCCAATGTGTGCGGAATTGATGGGGTGAGGTTTATGCTTGAAAACGGCGACGCTGTGCCGTTTAAGTTTTACTTTGGAGCTCCATCGTGCGTTCCTGCTACTGCGTTTGAAACAGCCGGAGGCTCTCTGGGGATAGGTGAAATCAAAGAATTGCTTATGTCTGACAGTTTCAAATATCTTAGCGAGATGATGAATTTTCCGGCTGTAATTAATAATTTCCCCGATGTTTTAGAAAAACTAAATCTTGCGAAATCACTAAAGAAGCCAATAGACGGTCATGCGCCGGGATTAAGAGGGGAAAGCTGTAAACGCTACGTTGATGCCGGCATAACCACAGATCACGAAAGTGTAACCATAGAGGAGGCGCTGGAGAAAATCTCTTATGGCATGAAAATACAAATCCGTGAGGGCTCGGCTGCAAGGAACTTTGACGAGCTTGCGCCGCTAATTTGCACTCATTGTGATTCGGTTATGTTATGCAGCGACGATAAACACCCCGATGACCTTGTTGCCGGTCACATTAATGATATGGTTAAACGGGCGCTAAAGCAGGGCATAGATATAATGAAAGTACTAAGGGCTGCCTCCTTAAATCCGGTTAAACACTATGGACTTGACGTCGGGCTTTTAAGAGAAGGGGATTATGCAGACTGTATTGTCATTGATAACTTAGCTGAGTTTAATATACTTGAGACTTATATAAATGGAGACCTTGTCGCTAAAGACGGTAAATCACTGATAAAAACTGTACCTGCGAAACCTTTAAACAATTTCAATGCGCAAGCAAAATCAGAGATGGATTTCGCAGTAAGGGCCAAACCCGGAATGATTAAGACAATTGCTGCTCTTGATGGGCAAATCATCACTAAGATGGAGTTGCTTGAACCCAAAATTGAGGGGGCATTTGCAATATCTGACCCAAGCAGAGATATACTTAAAATAGCGGTAGTTAACAGATATGAAAATGTGGCGCCTGCGGTTGGATTTATAAAGAATTTCGGACTAAAAACCGGAGCCATTGCCTCATCAATAGCTCATGACTCCCATAACATAATTACCGTAGGAGTCGGCGATTCAGACATTTGCCGGGCTGTAAATTTAATTATACGGCAAAGAGGGGGAATAGCCGCAGTGTATGACGGCAGGGAGGATATTTTGCCGCTTCCTTTTGGGGGCATTATGACTGATTGTGATGGCTATGAGACAGCCAAAAGGTACGGCTCTCTTAGCGGCATAGTAAAGGAGGAAATGGGCTGCACTCAGAAAGCCCCGTTTATGCTTCTTTCTTTTATGGCGCTGATTGTAATTCCACATCTAAAAATCAGCGATAAAGGACTTTTTGATGTTGATAGTTTTAACTTTACAGAGCTTTTCATGTACTGA
- the cobA gene encoding uroporphyrinogen-III C-methyltransferase, with amino-acid sequence MKYIKRGKVYLTGAGPGDIGLITVKALNCIKSADVIVYDFHINGQILNYAKEGAELVYAGKRGGRHEMSQDAINAALVEHALAGKSVCRLKGGDPFVFGRGGEEAEVLKSHGIEFEIIPGVTSAISVPAYAGIPITHRKYSSSFAVITGNEDETKTGSRINWQALANGFDTLVFLMGVKNFSSITSKLIENGKPAETPAAVIRWGSRPEQITVTGVLQNIAAISQTENIKPPAIMVVGSTVLLRDTLNWFETRPLFGERILITRPYSADYEPLEALGAEIFEFPTIKIVPPENFDSIDAAIEKVGSYDWLIFTSANGVDYFIKRLMEKSHDVRDLKGLRICAIGIKTKEAVEKFGMRVDVVPDEFNAEGLIKLFETLDGIKNKRFLLPQAEKGRDIFPERVRAHGGYIDTPVTYRAISQIPHVKRLERFLRERKITTATFTSAATFTNLLESIGETLIELLSSVTIAVIGPVTKRALEKHGLTVNVMPERATVADMVNSIVENKLIGK; translated from the coding sequence ATGAAGTATATAAAGAGGGGTAAGGTATATCTAACTGGAGCAGGCCCAGGTGACATCGGGCTAATCACAGTAAAGGCGCTTAATTGCATTAAAAGCGCTGATGTTATCGTGTATGATTTTCACATAAACGGGCAAATTCTAAACTATGCCAAAGAAGGCGCTGAGCTTGTTTATGCAGGAAAGCGCGGAGGGCGTCACGAGATGAGTCAGGACGCAATAAATGCCGCCCTTGTAGAACATGCGCTGGCAGGAAAATCTGTTTGCAGACTAAAAGGGGGAGACCCGTTTGTGTTTGGACGCGGGGGCGAAGAGGCGGAGGTGTTGAAAAGCCACGGGATAGAGTTTGAAATAATTCCCGGCGTTACATCAGCTATCAGCGTTCCGGCTTATGCAGGGATTCCCATAACGCACCGAAAGTACTCCTCATCGTTTGCCGTGATTACAGGCAATGAAGATGAGACGAAAACCGGAAGCAGGATTAACTGGCAGGCGCTTGCCAACGGGTTTGACACACTTGTGTTTCTTATGGGAGTAAAGAATTTCTCCTCTATAACGTCAAAGCTTATAGAAAACGGCAAGCCCGCCGAAACACCCGCTGCGGTAATCCGCTGGGGCAGCCGCCCTGAGCAGATAACCGTTACCGGAGTTTTACAGAACATTGCAGCAATTTCACAGACTGAAAACATAAAGCCGCCTGCCATCATGGTTGTTGGCTCTACGGTGCTTCTAAGGGATACCCTAAACTGGTTTGAAACCAGACCGCTCTTTGGTGAAAGGATTTTAATAACGCGTCCATACAGCGCCGACTACGAACCGCTTGAAGCACTGGGAGCGGAAATTTTTGAATTCCCTACAATTAAAATTGTGCCTCCGGAAAATTTTGACAGCATAGATGCTGCTATTGAAAAGGTTGGAAGTTACGATTGGCTAATATTTACAAGCGCTAACGGGGTTGACTATTTTATTAAGCGATTAATGGAAAAATCTCACGACGTCAGAGACCTCAAAGGGTTGCGAATTTGCGCAATAGGAATCAAAACGAAAGAAGCGGTTGAAAAATTCGGTATGCGGGTAGATGTTGTGCCGGATGAGTTTAACGCAGAGGGTTTGATTAAACTATTTGAAACTCTGGATGGGATTAAAAACAAGCGGTTTTTACTCCCTCAAGCGGAAAAGGGGCGGGACATCTTCCCTGAGCGTGTAAGAGCACATGGCGGCTATATTGACACACCCGTGACATACAGGGCAATAAGTCAGATTCCTCATGTAAAGCGCCTTGAGCGATTTTTACGTGAGCGTAAAATCACAACCGCCACCTTTACATCAGCTGCCACGTTTACTAATCTGCTTGAATCGATAGGCGAAACTCTCATAGAACTTCTATCAAGCGTAACTATTGCCGTAATCGGCCCTGTCACTAAGCGGGCTTTAGAAAAACACGGTCTAACTGTCAACGTCATGCCTGAGCGCGCCACTGTTGCCGATATGGTTAACTCTATTGTTGAAAATAAACTAATTGGAAAATAA
- the hemC gene encoding hydroxymethylbilane synthase, translated as MKRILIIGTRGSKLALWQAHWVKSEIERVQPGIQVQLNTIKTTGDKILDVPLSKVGGKGLFVKEIEEALKSHECDLAVHSMKDVPVDFPVGLHLAAILKREVPEDALISRSGLKFMELPHAAKIGTSSLRRACQLLNLRPDIEIHQLRGNLDTRVRKLDEGQFDAIIVACAGLNRLGLSNRITEALAPTVCLPAIGQGAVGVECRTDDAIVNPILNKLNHRETELCVKAERALLRKLQGGCQVPIAAHAALYENDVLRLHALVGSVTGDRIISGVREGGTADVEAIGVALADELLQKGAKEILDEVYKEG; from the coding sequence ATGAAAAGAATACTTATAATAGGCACACGCGGCAGTAAGCTTGCCCTTTGGCAGGCGCACTGGGTTAAGTCTGAAATTGAAAGGGTGCAGCCCGGCATTCAAGTACAACTTAATACGATAAAAACTACCGGAGATAAAATCCTTGATGTGCCGCTTTCAAAAGTGGGCGGAAAGGGGCTTTTTGTTAAAGAGATTGAAGAGGCACTAAAAAGCCACGAGTGTGACCTTGCGGTTCACAGCATGAAAGATGTGCCGGTGGATTTCCCCGTGGGGCTTCATCTTGCTGCAATATTAAAGCGTGAGGTGCCGGAGGATGCGCTTATAAGTAGGAGCGGTCTAAAATTTATGGAACTGCCTCATGCCGCTAAAATCGGCACAAGCAGCCTAAGGCGCGCCTGTCAACTGTTAAACCTGAGACCGGATATAGAAATACACCAATTGCGCGGTAATCTTGACACTCGTGTCAGAAAACTTGACGAGGGGCAGTTTGACGCTATAATTGTTGCCTGTGCGGGTTTAAACAGACTTGGTCTATCTAATCGCATAACCGAAGCCCTTGCTCCTACAGTCTGTCTGCCAGCAATTGGACAGGGTGCAGTCGGGGTAGAGTGCCGCACGGATGACGCAATCGTAAATCCAATCCTCAATAAATTAAACCACAGAGAAACAGAGCTATGCGTAAAGGCTGAGAGAGCGCTTTTAAGAAAACTTCAGGGGGGCTGTCAGGTTCCGATAGCAGCTCATGCAGCGCTTTATGAAAATGATGTACTGCGGCTGCATGCTCTTGTAGGCTCTGTCACAGGGGACAGAATAATAAGCGGAGTCAGAGAGGGCGGCACTGCCGATGTTGAGGCAATTGGAGTGGCGCTGGCTGATGAGCTGCTACAAAAGGGCGCAAAGGAAATACTGGATGAAGTATATAAAGAGGGGTAA
- a CDS encoding DUF2335 domain-containing protein: protein MTKKIKEPKQTINKSMPAPSIPNKMPSLPADIFSTQISVHTGPLPNPVTLQEYEKVMPGLAERIVLLVENEQKHKHKIDDDVMSLNKDVINIESKERRLGQIFGIIIGLAGLIASVICASFQAQTTASIIGGTTVVGLVTVFVIGKKLKDSTQTKE from the coding sequence ATGACGAAGAAAATAAAAGAGCCGAAGCAAACAATAAATAAATCAATGCCTGCCCCCTCAATCCCTAACAAGATGCCATCTCTGCCGGCTGATATATTTTCAACGCAAATTTCTGTACATACTGGGCCCTTACCAAACCCTGTAACCTTACAAGAATATGAAAAGGTAATGCCTGGACTTGCTGAAAGAATCGTATTATTAGTAGAGAATGAACAAAAACATAAACACAAGATAGACGATGACGTAATGTCTCTGAATAAAGACGTTATCAACATAGAATCAAAAGAACGAAGACTCGGACAAATATTTGGGATTATAATTGGTTTAGCTGGTTTAATTGCATCTGTAATCTGCGCTTCATTCCAAGCCCAAACAACAGCTTCAATTATTGGCGGCACTACTGTTGTAGGGCTTGTAACTGTTTTCGTTATAGGTAAAAAACTTAAAGATTCAACCCAAACTAAAGAATAA